The following coding sequences are from one Cervus canadensis isolate Bull #8, Minnesota chromosome 4, ASM1932006v1, whole genome shotgun sequence window:
- the ATOX1 gene encoding copper transport protein ATOX1, which yields MPKHEFSVDMTCEGCSNAVTRVLNKLGGVQFDIDLPNKKVCINSEHSVDTLLETLGKTGKAVSYLGPK from the exons ATGCCG AAGCACGAGTTCTCCGTGGATATGACCTGTGAAGGCTGCTCCAACGCAGTCACTCGAGTCCTCAACAAGCTAGGAG GAGTTCAATTTGACATTGACCTGCCCAACAAAAAGGTCTGCATCAACTCTGAGCACAGCGTGGACACTTTGCTGGAGACCCTGGGGAAAACAGGAAAGGCTGTCTCCTACCTCGGCCCCAAGTAG
- the LOC122439670 gene encoding 60S ribosomal protein L36-like yields the protein MALRYPMAVGLNKGHKVTKNVGKPRHSRRRRRLTKRTKFVRDMIREVCGFAPYERRAMELLKVSKDKRALKFIKKRVGTHIRAKRKREELSNVLAAMRKAAAKKD from the coding sequence ATGGCTCTGCGCTACCCCATGGCCGTGGGCCTCAACAAGGGTCACAAGGTGACCAAGAACGTGGGCAAGCCGAGGCACAGCCGCCGCCGCAGGCGTCTCACCAAACGCACCAAGTTCGTGCGGGACATGATCCGGGAGGTGTGTGGCTTCGCCCCTTACGAGCGACGCGCCATGGAGCTGCTCAAGGTCTCCAAGGACAAGCGGGCCCTCAAGTTCATCAAGAAAAGGGTGGGAACACACATCCGCgcgaagaggaagagagaggagctgAGCAACGTCTTGGCCGCCATGAGGAAAGCGGCAGCCAAGAAGGACTGA